The Klebsiella africana sequence CATCAGGGGATTCGTTTTCCTGGCGTTGTCAGGGTAGCGCAATCCGTCATGGATCGAAAAATAAGCAGAATTTTAACCTAATGTGCAGCGTTTTATTCCGCCTTATGTATCGTTATTTTATGCTGCAGGATGGACTTTTTTTTGTTTATCTTCAGCAAAATACAGAATATTATCTTTGCTTAATCGACTGAAAAATAGAGATTTTAATCTGTTTTTTAGTGAAAAGCTGCGCTAAACCATTAAACTCAATGGTAAAAATGGCGTTGTTTAATAAAAGCACAGAATGCTTTTTAACCATAAAAATACAAAACATTTACACCACATCACGAACGGGGTTCTGCAGCATGAAAAGGAACGCGAAAACCATCGTCGCGGGCATCGTCGCATTAGCGATGTCGCACGCGGCGATGGCCAAGGATATTAAGGTCGCCGTGGTCGGCGCGATGTCGGGCCCGGTGGCCCAGTGGGGCGACATGGAGTTCAACGGCGCGCGTCAGGCGATTAAAGACATCAACGCCAGCGGCGGCATTAAGGGCGACAAGCTGGTGGCCGTGGAATACGACGACGCCTGCGATCCGAAGCAAGCGGTCGCGGTGGCCAACAAAATCGTCAACGACGGCATTCAGTACGTTATCGGCCACCTGTGCTCCTCTTCCACTCAGCCGGCTTCCGACATCTATGAGGATGAAGGCATCCTGATGATCTCCCCCGGGGCGACTAATCCGGAGCTGACTCAGCGCGGCTATCAGTACATCATGCGTACCGCCGGCCTTGACTCCTCGCAGGGGCCGACCGCGGCGAAATATATCGTCGAGACGGTGAAACCGCAGCGTATCGCCATCATTCATGACAAGCAGCAGTACGGCGAAGGTCTGGCGCGTTCGGTGCAGGAGAACCTAAAAAAAGCCGGGGCCAACATCGTCTTCTTTGACGGCATCACCGCCGGTGAGAAAGATTTCTCCGCCCTGCTGGCGCGCCTGAAGAAAGAGAACATCGACTTTGTTTACTACGGCGGCTACTACCCGGAAATGGGCCAGATGCTGCGCCAGGCGCGCTCCGTCGGGTTGAAAACCGTGTTTATGGGGCCGGAAGGGGTCGGCAACGCCTCGCTGTCCAATATCGCGGGCGCCGCGGCGGAAGGCATGCTGGTGACGATGCCAAAACGCTACGATCAGGATCCTGCCAACAGCGCCATCGTTAACGCGCTGAAAGCGGAGAAGAAAGATCCGAGCGGGCCGTATGTCTGGATCACCTATGCCGCCGTTCAGTCGTTGGCGCAGGCGATGGACAGAACCGGCAGCCAGCAGCCGCTGGATTTAATCAAAGATTTGAAAGCGCACGGGGCGAAAACCGTGATTGGGCCGCTGACCTGGGATGAAAAAGGCGATCTGAAGGGATTTGAGTTTGGTGTCTTCCAGTGGCACGCCGACGGCTCTTCGAGCGCGGCGAAATAAGCGCTGAAGACGAGTTATCCCTCCGCCCGCGATCCGCGGGCGGTTTGAAAAAGGTTACCTTATGTCCGAGCAGTTTCTCTATTTTCTGCAGCAGATGTTTAACGGCGTCACGCTGGGCAGTACCTACGCGCTGATCGCCATCGGCTATACGATGGTGTATGGCATTATCGGCATGATCAACTTCGCCCACGGCGAGGTCTACATGATTGGCAGCTATGTCTCCTTCATGATCATCGCCGCGCTGATGATGATGGGCATCGACACCAGCTGGCTGCTGGTCGCCGCCGGATTTGTGGGCGCCATTGTGATTGCCAGCGCTTACGGCTGGAGTATCGAGCGCGTGGCCTATCGGCCGGTGCGTAATTCCAAGCGTCTGATTGCGCTGATCTCCGCTATCGGGATGTCTATCTTCCTGCAGAACTACGTCAGCCTGACCCAGGGCTCCCGCGACGTGGCGCTGCCGAGCCTGTTTAACGGCCAGTGGATCGTCGGCCACAGCGACAGCTTCTCCGCGACAATCACCACCATGCAGTTGGTGATCTGGGTGGTGACCTTTATCGCTATGCTGGCCCTGACGCTGTTCATTCGCTACTCGCGGATGGGGCGCGCCTGCCGCGCCTGTGCCGAAGATCTGAAAATGGCCAGCCTGCTCGGGATTAACACCGACCGCGTCATCGCCCTGACTTTTGTCATCGGCGCCGCGATGGCGGCGGTAGCGGGTGTGCTGCTCGGCCAGTTCTACGGCGTGATTAACCCCTATATCGGTTTTATGGCCGGGATGAAGGCCTTCACCGCCGCCGTGCTCGGCGGGATCGGCAGTATTCCTGGCGCAATGATCGGCGGCCTGATCCTGGGTATTGCCGAGGCGCTCTCTTCTGCCTATCTCAGCACCGAATATAAGGACGTGGTCTCCTTCGCGCTGCTGATTCTGGTGCTGTTAGTGATGCCGACCGGCATTCTGGGCCGCCCGGAGGTGGAAAAAGTATGAAACCGATGCAAATTGCAATGGCGCTGCTGTCTGCCGTGATGTTCTTCATTCTGGCGGGCGTCTTTATGGGCGTGCAGCTGGAGCTGGACGGCACCAAACTGGTGGTCGATACCGCCGCCGATATTCGCTGGCAGTGGATCTTCATCGGCACCGCGGTGGTCTTTTTCTTCCAGCTGCTGCGGCCACTGTTCCAGAAAGCGGTTAAGAACGTCTCCGGGCCGAAGTTTATTATGCCGGCGATTGACGGCTCAACGGTGAAGCAGAAGCTGTTCCTGATAGCCCTGCTGGTGATTGCCGTAGCCTGGCCGTTTATGGTGTCGCGCGGCACGGTGGATATCGCCACCCTGACGATGATCTATATCATCCTCGGCCTCGGGTTGAACGTAGTAGTCGGCCTTTCCGGCCTGCTGGTGCTGGGCTACGGCGGGTTCTACGCCATCGGCGCCTATACCTTCGCGCTGCTGAACCACTATTACGGTCTCGGCTTCTGGACCTGTCTGCCGCTGGCCGGCCTGGTCTCCGCGGCGGCCGGTTTCCTGCTGGGCTTCCCGGTGCTGCGTCTGCGCGGTGATTACCTGGCGATTGTGACCTTAGGCTTCGGCGAGATCGTGCGCATTCTGCTGCTCAACAATACCGAGATCACCGGCGGGCCGAACGGCATCAGCCAGATCCCGAAACCAACCTTCTTTGGCCTCGAATTTAGCCGCAGCGCCCGCGAAGGCGGCTGGGATACCTTCAGCAACTTCTTCGGCGTCAAATACGATCCCTCCGACCGGGTGATTTTCCTCTACCTGGTGGCGCTGCTGCTGGTCGTGCTCAGCCTGTTCGTCATCAACCGCCTGCTGCGAATGCCGCTGGGGCGGGCGTGGGAAGCGCTGCGTGAAGATGAGATCGCCTGTCGTTCGCTGGGCCTGAGCCCGACGCGCATCAAGCTGACCGCCTTTACCATCAGCGCCGCGTTTGCTGGCTTCGCCGGGACGCTGTTCGCTGCGCGCCAGGGCTTCGTCAGCCCGGAATCCTTCACCTTCGCCGAGTCGGCCTTCGTGCTGGCGATCGTGGTGCTGGGCGGGATGGGCTCGCAGTTCGCGGTGATCCTCGCGGCTATTCTGCTGGTGGTCTCACGCGAGCTGATGCGTGACTTCAACGAATACAGCATGTTAATGCTCGGCGGCCTGATGGTGCTGATGATGATCTGGCGTCCGCAGGGGCTTCTGCCAATGACGCGCGTGCAGTTGAAGCTGAAAAACGGTCAGGCGAAAGGAGAGCAGGCATGAGTCAGCCATTATTATCCGTTAGCGGCCTGATGATGCGTTTCGGCGGACTGCTGGCCGTCAACAATGTGTCGCTGGAGCTCAGAGAGCGCGAGATTGTCTCGCTGATCGGCCCCAACGGCGCCGGGAAGACCACCGTCTTTAACTGCCTGACCGGTTTTTACAAGCCCACTGGCGGCACCATTCTGCTGCGTGACCAGCACCTGGAAGGGCTGCCGGGTCAGCAGATTGCGCGGATGGGCGTGGTGCGGACCTTCCAGCACGTGCGTCTGTTCCGCGAAATGACGGTGATTGAAAACCTGCTGGTGGCGCAGCATCAGCAGCTGAAAACCGGGCTCTTCTCCGGCCTGCTGAAAACGCCGGCCTTCCGTCGGGCGCAGAGCGAAGCGCTGGACCGGGCCGCCACCTGGCTGGAGCGTATCGGCCTGCTGGAGCACGCCAACCGTCAGGCCAGCAACCTGGCCTACGGCGACCAGCGCCGGCTGGAGATTGCCCGCTGCATGGTGACCCAGCCGGAAATTCTGATGCTCGATGAACCGGCGGCAGGGCTGAACCCGAAAGAGACCAAAGAGCTGGACGAGCTTATCGCCGAGCTGCGTAACCATCACAACACCACCATCCTGCTTATCGAACACGATATGAAGCTGGTGATGGGCATTTCCGATCGTATCTACGTCGTGAACCAGGGGACACCGCTGGCCAACGGGACGCCGGAAGAGATTCGTAATAACCCGGACGTGATCCGCGCATACCTTGGTGAGGCATAAGATGGAAAACGCGATGTTAACTTTTGACAACGTCAGCGCCCACTACGGCAAGATTCAGGCGCTGCACAATGTCAGCCTGCATATCAAACAGGGCGAAATCGTCACGCTGATCGGCGCCAACGGCGCGGGGAAAACCACCCTGCTCGGCACGCTGTGCGGCGACCCGCGGGCCTCCAGCGGGCGCATTGTCTTTGACGGTAAGGATATTACCGACTGGCAAACCGCGAAGATCATGCGCGAGGCGGTGGCGATCGTCCCGGAAGGGCGACGCGTCTTTTCGCGTATGACGGTGGAAGAGAACCTGGCGATGGGCGGTTTTTTTGCCGACCGCGATCAGTTCCAGACCCGTATCAAGTGGGTGTATGAACTGTTCCCGCGTCTGCATGAACGCCGAATTCAGCGCGCCGGCACCATGTCCGGCGGCGAGCAGCAGATGCTGGCGATCGGTCGCGCCCTGATGAGCCAGCCGCGCCTGCTGCTGCTGGATGAACCGTCGCTGGGGCTGGCGCCGATTATCATTCAGCAGATTTTCGACACCATCGAGCAGCTGCGCGAGCAGGGGATGACGATCTTCCTCGTCGAGCAGAACGCCAACCAGGCGCTGAAGCTGGCCGACCGCGGCTATGTGCTGGAGAACGGTCACGTGGTGCTGGAGGATACCGGCGACGCGCTGCTGGCCAACGAGGCGGTGCGCAGCGCCTATCTCGGCGGTTAATTCATCGCAACCCGGCGTCGTTCACTTCGCCGGTTTGTACCCCGGGCGAGGCGCTTGCGCCGACCTCGGGAGCCGATAGCACAACTATTATCCGTGTCTCAGCTCCCACTTTACTTCCCCCGTCCTTTCACCGGCTTGTCATCTCCCTGACCCGTTACTATCTTTTTTTTGTAATAAAAAAGTTATTTTTCTGTAATTCGAACATGTCATGTTACCCCGCGAGCATAAAACGCGTGAAATCGCGCATCCGGCACAACAAGAGAGATAACCGATGATATCGTTACGACATACAGCTTTAGGACTGGCGCTGAGCCTGACTTTTGCCGGTCAGGCCCTGGCGGTTACCACCATCCCATTCTGGCACTCAATGGAAGGCGAGCTGGGTAAAGAAGTGGATTCTCTGGCGCAACGCTTTAACGCGGCCAATCCTGATTACAAAATCGTTCCGGTATACAAAGGCAACTACGAGCAGAGCCTGAGCGCCGGTATCGCCGCCTTCCGTACCGGCAACGCGCCAGCTATCCTGCAAGTGTATGAAGTCGGCACCGCCACCATGATGGCGTCAAAAGCCATTAAGCCGGTCTACCAGGTGTTTAGCGAGGCGGGCATCAAGTTTGATGAATCGCAGTTCGTACCGACGGTGGCCGGGTATTACACCGATTCGAAAACCGGCCATCTGCTCTCCCAGCCGTTTAACAGCTCTACCCCGGTGCTCTACTACAACAAAGACGCCTTCAAAAAAGCCGGCTTAGATCCGGAGCAGCCGCCGAAAACCTGGCAGGATCTGGCGGCCTATACCGCGAAGCTGAAAGCCGCCGGGATGAAGTGCGGCTACGCCAGCGGCTGGCAGGGCTGGATCCAGATTGAAAACTTCAGCGCCTGGCACGGTCTGCCGGTGGCCACGAAGAATAACGGCTTCGACGGTACCGACGCGGTGCTGGAGTTCAACAAGCCGGAGCAGGTGAAGCATATCGCGCTGCTCGAAGAGATGAACAAGAAGGGCGATTTCAGCTACTTCGGGCGTAAGGACGAGTCCACTGAAAAGTTCTATAACGGCGACTGCGCCATTACCACTGCCTCGTCCGGCTCGCTGGCTGATATCCGCCAGTACGCCAAATTTAACTACGGCGTCGGCATGATGCCTTACGATGCCGATGTGAAAGGTGCGCCGCAGAACGCCATCATCGGCGGGGCCAGCCTGTGGGTGATGCAGGGCAAAGATAAAGAGACCTACACCGGTGTGGCGAAGTTCCTCGACTTCCTGACCAAACCGGAAAACGCCGCCGAGTGGCACCAGAAAACCGGCTACCTGCCGATCACTACCGCGGCCTACGATCTGACGCGTCAGCAGGGCTTCTATGATAAGAACCCGGGCGCCGATATCGCCACCCGCCAGATGCTGAACAAGCCGCCGTTGCCGTTCACCAAAGGCCTGCGTCTGGGCAACATGCCGCAAATCCGCACCATCGTCGATGAAGAGCTGGAAAGCGTGTGGACCGGCAAGAAAACCCCGCAACAGGCGCTGGACTCCGCCGTTCAGCGTGGGAATCAGCTGCTGCGTCGCTTCGAGCAAGCAACCAAATCGTAATCTGTAACTTGCCCGGTGGCGCTGCGCTTACCGGGCCTACGATGTGCCCTATGTAGGCCGGGTAAGGCGTAGCCGCCACCCGGCATTGTTCAGGAACCCAATCGCAATGTCCTCATCCCGTCCGGTATTCCGCTCGCGCTGGCTGCCCTATGTGCTGGTCGCGCCGCAGCTGATTATCACGCTGATTTTCTTTATCTGGCCAGCGGGCGAAGCGCTGTGGTACTCGCTGCAGAGCGTCGATCCGTTTGGCCTTTCCAGCCAGTTTGTCGGCCTGGATAACTTCGTCACGCTGTTCCACGACCCGTACTATCTGGACTCGTTCTGGACCACTATAAAATTCAGCACCCTGGTGACCGTCAGCGGCCTGCTCATTTCGCTGTTTTTTGCCGCGCTGGTCGACTACGTGGTGCGCGGCAGCCGCTTTTATCAAACGCTGATGCTGCTGCCGT is a genomic window containing:
- the livH gene encoding high-affinity branched-chain amino acid ABC transporter permease LivH, coding for MSEQFLYFLQQMFNGVTLGSTYALIAIGYTMVYGIIGMINFAHGEVYMIGSYVSFMIIAALMMMGIDTSWLLVAAGFVGAIVIASAYGWSIERVAYRPVRNSKRLIALISAIGMSIFLQNYVSLTQGSRDVALPSLFNGQWIVGHSDSFSATITTMQLVIWVVTFIAMLALTLFIRYSRMGRACRACAEDLKMASLLGINTDRVIALTFVIGAAMAAVAGVLLGQFYGVINPYIGFMAGMKAFTAAVLGGIGSIPGAMIGGLILGIAEALSSAYLSTEYKDVVSFALLILVLLVMPTGILGRPEVEKV
- the livM gene encoding branched chain amino acid ABC transporter permease LivM, producing the protein MKPMQIAMALLSAVMFFILAGVFMGVQLELDGTKLVVDTAADIRWQWIFIGTAVVFFFQLLRPLFQKAVKNVSGPKFIMPAIDGSTVKQKLFLIALLVIAVAWPFMVSRGTVDIATLTMIYIILGLGLNVVVGLSGLLVLGYGGFYAIGAYTFALLNHYYGLGFWTCLPLAGLVSAAAGFLLGFPVLRLRGDYLAIVTLGFGEIVRILLLNNTEITGGPNGISQIPKPTFFGLEFSRSAREGGWDTFSNFFGVKYDPSDRVIFLYLVALLLVVLSLFVINRLLRMPLGRAWEALREDEIACRSLGLSPTRIKLTAFTISAAFAGFAGTLFAARQGFVSPESFTFAESAFVLAIVVLGGMGSQFAVILAAILLVVSRELMRDFNEYSMLMLGGLMVLMMIWRPQGLLPMTRVQLKLKNGQAKGEQA
- the livK gene encoding high-affinity branched-chain amino acid ABC transporter substrate-binding protein LivK yields the protein MKRNAKTIVAGIVALAMSHAAMAKDIKVAVVGAMSGPVAQWGDMEFNGARQAIKDINASGGIKGDKLVAVEYDDACDPKQAVAVANKIVNDGIQYVIGHLCSSSTQPASDIYEDEGILMISPGATNPELTQRGYQYIMRTAGLDSSQGPTAAKYIVETVKPQRIAIIHDKQQYGEGLARSVQENLKKAGANIVFFDGITAGEKDFSALLARLKKENIDFVYYGGYYPEMGQMLRQARSVGLKTVFMGPEGVGNASLSNIAGAAAEGMLVTMPKRYDQDPANSAIVNALKAEKKDPSGPYVWITYAAVQSLAQAMDRTGSQQPLDLIKDLKAHGAKTVIGPLTWDEKGDLKGFEFGVFQWHADGSSSAAK
- the livG gene encoding high-affinity branched-chain amino acid ABC transporter ATP-binding protein LivG translates to MSQPLLSVSGLMMRFGGLLAVNNVSLELREREIVSLIGPNGAGKTTVFNCLTGFYKPTGGTILLRDQHLEGLPGQQIARMGVVRTFQHVRLFREMTVIENLLVAQHQQLKTGLFSGLLKTPAFRRAQSEALDRAATWLERIGLLEHANRQASNLAYGDQRRLEIARCMVTQPEILMLDEPAAGLNPKETKELDELIAELRNHHNTTILLIEHDMKLVMGISDRIYVVNQGTPLANGTPEEIRNNPDVIRAYLGEA
- the livF gene encoding high-affinity branched-chain amino acid ABC transporter ATP-binding protein LivF yields the protein MENAMLTFDNVSAHYGKIQALHNVSLHIKQGEIVTLIGANGAGKTTLLGTLCGDPRASSGRIVFDGKDITDWQTAKIMREAVAIVPEGRRVFSRMTVEENLAMGGFFADRDQFQTRIKWVYELFPRLHERRIQRAGTMSGGEQQMLAIGRALMSQPRLLLLDEPSLGLAPIIIQQIFDTIEQLREQGMTIFLVEQNANQALKLADRGYVLENGHVVLEDTGDALLANEAVRSAYLGG
- the ugpB gene encoding sn-glycerol-3-phosphate ABC transporter substrate-binding protein UgpB is translated as MISLRHTALGLALSLTFAGQALAVTTIPFWHSMEGELGKEVDSLAQRFNAANPDYKIVPVYKGNYEQSLSAGIAAFRTGNAPAILQVYEVGTATMMASKAIKPVYQVFSEAGIKFDESQFVPTVAGYYTDSKTGHLLSQPFNSSTPVLYYNKDAFKKAGLDPEQPPKTWQDLAAYTAKLKAAGMKCGYASGWQGWIQIENFSAWHGLPVATKNNGFDGTDAVLEFNKPEQVKHIALLEEMNKKGDFSYFGRKDESTEKFYNGDCAITTASSGSLADIRQYAKFNYGVGMMPYDADVKGAPQNAIIGGASLWVMQGKDKETYTGVAKFLDFLTKPENAAEWHQKTGYLPITTAAYDLTRQQGFYDKNPGADIATRQMLNKPPLPFTKGLRLGNMPQIRTIVDEELESVWTGKKTPQQALDSAVQRGNQLLRRFEQATKS